One window of Mesoplodon densirostris isolate mMesDen1 chromosome 15, mMesDen1 primary haplotype, whole genome shotgun sequence genomic DNA carries:
- the RAB35 gene encoding ras-related protein Rab-35 isoform X1 — MARDYDHLFKLLIIGDSGVGKSSLLLRFADNTFSGSYITTIGVDFKIRTVEINGEKVKLQIWDTAGQERFRTITSTYYRGTHGVIVVYDVTSAESFVNVKRWLHEINQNCDDVCRILVGNKNDDPERKVVETEDAYKFAGQMGIQLFETSAKENVNVEEMFNCITELVLRAKKDNLAKQQQQQQNDVVKLTKNSKRKKRCC, encoded by the exons GTGTCGGCAAGAGCAGTTTACTGTTACGTTTTGCAGACAACACTTTCTCAG gcaGTTACATCACCACGATCGGAGTGGATTTTAAGATTCGGACTGTGGAGATCAACGGGGAGAAAGTGAAGCTGCAGATCTGGGACACGGCCGGGCAGGAGCGCTTCCGCACCATCACCTCCAC ATATTATCGGGGGACCCATGGGGTCATCGTGGTCTATGACGTCACCAGCGCCGAATCCTTTGTCAACGTCAAGCGGTGGCTTCACGAAATCAACCAGAACTGTGATGACGTGTGCCGAATACTAG TGGGGAATAAGAATGACGACCCTGAGCGGAAGGTGGTGGAGACAGAAGACGCCTACAAATTCGCCGGGCAGATGGGGATCCAGTTGTTTGAGACCAGCGCCAAGGAGAACGTCAACGTGGAAGAG ATGTTCAACTGCATCACAGAGCTGGTCCTCCGAGCAAAGAAAGACAACTTAGcgaaacagcagcagcaacaacagaaCGATGTGGTGAAGCTCACGAAGAACAGTAAACGAAAGAAACGCTGCTGCTAA